TGCTTCAACTCAAGTATAATGTGTTTGTAGTTTGCTTTGTCGGTGAATtttgtgatatattttattattgtcttcgataataaaaattctatttattttggtactaatattgaaagtatttattaaaaacttgATTTCTAGCTTCCAcaacaataaatacaatcatgaaatcaaatttatttctatatacaataacaattattataatgttatattctaaatgttgaaaatatttattaaaatattgatttctaacttcacaaaaataaaaacaatcatgaaagcaattttatttctatatacgATAACAATTGATGtaatgttatattctaaattacattaataattttttttgatactaCATTCTATAAATATCATGCcgtaaaagaaaattttgaatcgTACCCCCACAAAATAACCAATatacttgttttctttttcaagttattatttattttttaatttttttcttactctATATATCTCAAACGCTTTTCTAttgacattttcatttttttgtcttttctttattttttaactactcatttttctttattttatattttaatattccttccaatttgaatattaatttttttttcttgtcaaaTTTTCCTTGTTAAATAgtttatcatatttgatattaagaaaatattctatatagaaatgaaaattttatatttttttatcttttgatgATTACACTATCAAATCATTAATTTCTTAATAGTCAAACATAGTTCATTCTTTAAGTCAcgtaattttatatttcttcaaATTAACATCAAATATTGATACGTCATTTTAAAGAATATTGTAATAATAAAGAAACGAATTTATTGGTCATATTctgtaacaaatattaaaaatatgtttacgCAATAATTCTTTGAAGTATttttaggaacaaaatattaattattgaatcacattttattttaaattagttcaaaaagcttagtatttattattatttgtaaaaagttaattaacagaaaatcttcattttaacacaattataaaaatatttttatgggcatattttaaaagtaaagatATGTATCTATTCTtctaaattttcattttgataattaattatacaattattatttcacccttaaataatattaaaattacttaaattccattgtttaatagatatttttggtttaatgaaaatttcacactacaaaaaaaaatctaaagaataTGTGGGTCCAAATTAAATGTCACATCATTAGGATACACATgacatataagaaaatatatttggttgtattattattattataaatctaTTACCACTTTTTTGATGtcataatataaaaacaaacattCTATAATATTTCTGTAATGACAAATTTGCCCCTAGCCATCCTCCTTATCACACTTCTATATAATAGACTAGATAGTCATATGTCCGTGCTTAACACGGGTCCAACGCTGCAACTTACACTTAAACAATTGTGGTAATTGTTGTGAAGTAAAAGGATACAAACTAATGTAAtccaataaaatttgatttaatttaagcATGGAGCTCGTGATTTTGATGTGGATGGTGAATTAAtgattataattgttatgaACTTCAATAATAGTGATATGGTTTTAAtggttaattagttaaatttatgatgtttgttatcgatttttttttatgatgacaATGATTGTGAGAAGATTTCGGCGGTGAATTTAACTATGGGTGGTGAAATATGCAGTGGTGGAGAAGTGAATTTGATGATAATAGCAATAGTGGTAGTTATTTAATAGTGGGTTTGATCGTGtacaaggaagaagaagaaattgggtgacgtggatttttttttttaaaatctgatattccttaaccatgtaccTACATGAgattctaccattggcaagtagaacacctcaTCGAAGTAGGATAGAACTTCAGATTCCATGttttgctaccatggtctatgtcggttattgcctattctcgtcatatggaatacctattagcatttgaTAAGTTTATGAGGTTTAGGTTGTGGTATGAGACTTACTtggacattgcacaatagactttgaaggtgttatttgGAGTTCCTAGTTAttgtctaagaccattacttgaatgtcctttatgtgatgtatgtcTTCTAAATGAACTATGTTAGAaagtatgtaaatgaataagtacctaatctaaagtaACTTAAGGACTccttagttaaggtgtgaagaggACATATGGGATGATCTCTTCTTGacttatctttggaagtcttgacTATGACTCAAGTTAGGGAAAAGGTTTGGTGTTGTTGACATGATCTAatccttaggtagtcttaaggtaAGACTccttagttaaggtgtgaagagggcatatgAGATGATCTGTTCATGACTTATCTTTTGTAGTCTTGAGTATGAATCTAGTTAGGGAAAAGGTTTGGTGTTGttgacatgatctaagccttgggtagtcttaaggactatttaggtaatcttgaagaggtcactatggacgttatcttcttgatttacttaagtaggtcttttgatagccgAATATCCTATCATCTATGTGTTGATGTGTTTAGTGAGAATAATTCTatcctagggagtctataggatctcttcaGTGTGTGTGCAAGAGATTGTATGGGTGGTTatttcacaactcactcaagtgaaacttagaatcacctttggtagaagaatcttaccttgatgtttaagatactttgtaagtgtgtatgtgactcattataagtaatcttacACTATTAGAAATTCAGCCTATTGCAACAACTACCTTGCAACAGTTATTAAAATCGTTGCAATAGATGGTGAATTATTTTTAGGtgggttttgatatttttttactatgGCAGTCTGTATCGCAAGGCCAGgaagttgatttttttagtgTCGTTTTATTTAGAGGAGTTCATGGAAGATTTTTCTCTATGTTTACAGTTGATTTGAATTTATAGAAATTCTGTAGAAGACTTTActtatttgttggtttagcaTTCTGTTGCTTGAAGTTAATTTTTACTTTCCTGATCTTGAGGTGTGTTAGTTTTTGGGTTTTATGTAGGAAGTTGTGATGTGGATCTTATAGTTTGAGAGGGTTTCATCTAATATTCTTATGATAGCGTCATTTGTGGTGTTTTCTTGTTATTAAACAAATCTCACTCTCACCACCCATAGTCAAGGTTATACCCGTCATACTTTTACAAGAACATCTTTCATCTTAGATATatgatatttatcattttaacgTTCAGTCGCAGCCTAAAACTAGATGTGTAATAATGGTTTTAGTTAAACAAATAACTTCAAAGGATGCACTGACTCGGCCCTCGAAATAAGCAGAGTAAACAGAGAGTTTGATCACAAATGTGATCATGTCTTATCATAAGGGAAAGCTATTTTAACATTCTATCACTTCAATCTTGACCTTATTAACaaatttagaataattttttgtttataatatGGATGATATCGCAGACGCATACTATTAAATGGATAATGCACTACTATTCAGATACAACAAAATTGTTGAAGCTGTAACTTATGAAGTAAGTGTAAAAATAGTACATTCTAATATAATTTGCATTGGTATTGACTATGAATTTGACAGTCTTCACCTATTACTCTTAAACTTGTGTCCCTGCTTACTAGCTATTTGTTGTGATAATGATTTGTAACCCTTACTCATAAACATATTGGTATACATGCTTCTGTCTCCGTGAGAAAGCACGCCGTTTATTGCTTTACTCTTTGTTACAAGAAGTGGGATCAATCTATTTGTGCATTGATTTTTGGttgatatgaattttttttcatggaGAAACTTTCTTGTTATTGCATGTTTTCCTATCCTGTTGATGAAAAATGTTGCCTGCATAGTTACTCAAACATAACTTTAGTCTTCTTGTAttgttttccttacaaatttGATCATTTTTGTGGATTATGTGGTTAGTTCTTCAATACTATAACCATtctatttaagttttattactAGCATCAAGTAAGCTTTTTAATTACTTTCAAACTATAGAAAAGAACATCTTCTAATTTTTATGGCTACTAAAACTGGATATATGTTTTAatgtatattaataatatatgtttcaTTGTTGAACAATTTCCTTACCATTTTTTGTAGGTAAAGCAATTGAACCACGAGAAGGTGAAATCAATGAAGACCTTTTATAAAATAGTTGTTTGTTGCTAGACCTTCCACATTTATAGGAATCAATCATagtataattatgtatatatttgtatatgccAGCTTTGAAACTTTGAATAAGTAGTGgatttatattttgaagtatgattatgttgatgaataaatttcttttatgatATATCTGAATTTCATTTGTGTATAAGTCATTATATTGATATTCAATTTATCAATGCTTTATTACTGTTGCAATAACCTATAGAAAACAGTTGCAATAACCCACGAGCTTGTTTCAATAGGCCTGCAAAACTGTTGTTGTAAGCCTGAAAAACTGTTGCCAAATGCATATGTTATGCAACGACTTTAAACCGTAGCGTTTGAATAAATAACTGTTGCAACTAATAATCTTACACGAATGGCTTAAACCGTAGCAATAGACAAACCTATGGCATCAGATTTCAAATTGTTGCAAGAAACTGTGGCAATAGGTCTATTGCAACGCAATCGAATGAGATAGTTGCCTAACCGTTGCGATAGATCTATTGCAACGCTTTTAGTACCTAttgcaacaatattttttaaagtgttGCCACAACCCTATTTTCTAATAGTGAGGGTCGTTTAagcacatctagagagggtgtatgggtggtctctctttgtgtgactcaagtgaatcttaggatgactttaagtgaggaaattacatgctagaagtTGTTAAAGGGAGAAGTAAAAACatttcactgtaacagtgaatatTCATTGTAACAGTGAatatagttcactgtaaagtgatcttagaaattgatatttatttgatatgatgttatcttatgtgtttctatgttaataattgatgttattataattaaaatatgatttataatttgaaaggatgtatatttctaataaagtccgttttcatgatttttatgcataacgccatacttagtacatgtgattgTACTACTTCTATGCTTTATTTTCTATCTATAGTTCTTGGCAGGTGAAGAGCTTTGAGAAGAAGACTTGGACAAGGAGATCGTTCAAGaagagttgaagtatgtcctcatttgactcgaaggcatatatgtaattttatgtttcttaaataaagttttgtaatagactattagtaatatgtttttaattcgtatgggccgtgtcccaagtattatcatgtcttaagatgatgatcGAGACTTGGTGTTTTCCTATTTCTACATATATGAAAGAGTTTAAAGACTTCTATAttgtttttatgaaaagttttaattccgcactacttttcattatgcatatgtgatgaatgatatgagAGGCTTGTATGAGAGCTCTAAGAGGTCGAATACGTcggttacaatccaagattgtatCCTAttttctagggtgtggtttcgggatATGACAATAGAAACAAGATGACACAAACTAAATGAACCATACACATGATTAAACATATTGTATCTTGCTCAAAAGCAAATACACTCACGTTGTAGAATAACCGACAATTTGAGACATTCAGAAATAAAAATGTTAGATTAAATTCTAAATCAAAAATACTAAATggtaaaaaatttcaaaccGTTAAAAATCGATAATCCGATAATAAAAGAAGTCGAAATCGTTACCTAAAACCATTAATTCATTATCCCATTATCGATAATaaccaatattttttttggattcaAACATACTCAATTTCAATTCGATTTTAAGTAATTCTAAATTGAAATTTCAAAcacagaataaaaaaaaaagtttttgggTACCAAATTTATATTTCCCACTTCCATAGTGTCAAAATTGATCACCAAAATCCACCGGTAATGTAGTTGAAGTCTCCGCCCTCATTCTCTTTCGATGCATTCGAGAAATCCATTTCTATAGAAAAACACACAAACCTACGCTTTTCTTTTCACCATTATTAAAATCATTcgatttttcttgatttgttcgCAAAAATGTCTCATCTTCTTCAATCCACCTTCATCCCCACCACACCCACTACCCTCCGTCGCCGTTCTGTGTTTCCGACGACCCATTTACGGAAAACCCATGTTGTGGAATCGAAGATCCGTGAGATTTTCATGCCAGCACTTAGTTCTACTATGACTGAAGGAAAGATTATCAGTTGGATGAAAACTGAAGGTGATAAACTAGCTAAAGGTGAAtcagttgttgttgttgaatcGGATAAAGCTGATATGGATGTTGAATCTTTTTATGATGGGTATCTTGCTAGTATCATTGTACCTGAAGGTAGTTCTGCACCTGTTGGTTCTCCAATTGCTCTTCTTGCTGAATCTGAAGATGAAATTTCACTTGCTAAATCGAAAACTCCGACATCCACTTCTACTTCTAGTCCAGCTGCTACTGCTAGTGTAACTGAAGAGGTTTCAACGGTAGCAGCTGCGGTTGCGGTCCCGGTTACGGCTACGTCATCTTCTGATGCTGCGCCTGTGAAAATGGCGTCGTCGATTCACCCAGCATCAGAAGGGGGGAAGAGAGTGGTGGCTTCACCGTATGCTAAGAAATTGGCTAAGGAATTGGGGTTGGATTTGAGGGGAGTGGTGGGGAGTGGGCCTAATGGGAGGATTGTGGCAAAGGATGTTGAAGCAGCAGCTGGTTCTGCTCCTATTGGTGTTGCTGCAGCGGCGAAGCCAAGTGGTGGTGCACCAGCGGCCCCAGCAGTAGAAGTGGGGACGACTGTGCCATTTACGACAATGCAGAGTGCGGTGAGTCGAAATATGGTGGAGAGTTTGGCAGTTCCAACTTTTAGAGTGGGGTATACTATTACTACTAATGCCCTTGATGCTCTCTACAAGAAGGTATggttttttgctttgtattatTTCCTTGATTAGTTGTaaaaagattggattttttGGGATAAACTGGGAAGTGTATGCTATGTCATAGTTTAGATAAGCTGAAAATGCTAGCTGAGATGGTATATCTGAAAATCAGTAGATAAATGTATTTACTGCAACATCTAGACATTATGAGATTCTCTGAGAATAGGCAAACAGAAGTGGATCTTCTATGTTTTAGTAAATTTTAAGATAAGCAGTTTCATCAATTCAGTTCCTGAATGTATTTGTGAATTTGTAGGTCAAGTCGAAAGGAGTGACAATGACAGCATTGTTGGCAAAAGCCACAGCACTTGCATTGGTGCAACATCCTGTTGTGAACTCTAGTTGTAGAGATGGGAAGAGTTTCACATATAACAGTAGTATTAACATTGCTGTTGCAGTCGCCATAGATGGTGGCTTGATTACTCCTGTACTTCAGGATGCTGACAAGGTTAgtttgaaaatcattttttaatattctgATTTCACATATAGTGAAGTGATTGATATGATTAAATATTCATTACAGGTTGATTTATACTCATTGTCAAGGAAATGGAAGGAGTTGGTTGATAAGGCCCGGGCTAAGCAACTTCAACCCCATGAATACACCACAGGTATGCTATTACGTTAGATGAGTTAACAGTCTGATGTGATAGAGGTGTATACCTATCACCAGctgatcatatttattttttttgaaaacgaTAATTGTTTCTATTTCTGTAGAACAGTAAATAGGTTTTCCTGAAAACCCTATTTACATAAGGAACTTTGACAATACTGACCTATCCCTACAGTGAGTCTAAGACATCAAAAATAGAGACGATATCGTTAGAGTAAATCTGATTACACCAAAAACACAGTGTCAAAAACTCTTAAGGTTCCTCTCTTTCCATATTGTGCACCAAATAGGGGCAGGACAATTCTTTAGTTACTTCTGTTTTTTTCTTGTGTCCCTGATTCTTCCTAGCTATGTAGAGCCTCTGAAATTCTCCCAGGCATGGACCAGGAGATGTTTTTAAGTCTGAGGAACAAGTTCCACAACTGCCAGTGACTCCACATATTGTTAGCTGCAACTGCCTGTCTTTATATTGGATGTTTTCTTGAACTAGATTCTTTAACTTGGAtattagcttacatcattattTCTGAAGTCCATATGAACAAGGCTCACACTCACTCAGTAGACTGATACATGCCTAGAACTGATTAAGAGATAGGAGTTGGTCTGCTACTACAAGATATATATTTGGAGTCTGGAGATAGCACTTAATGTTTCTTCAAAACTCCTTTTCCATATGTGCATGCTCCTCATGTTGAATTTGAGAACTTGTAACTTATTATCAAAAGGCTGGTATTATAGTTTGATGTTTGAGCTAAGTGGCCTTCAAAActccaaatgacaaaattgAGGTACTCCTGCTAATCCAGTTTCACGCATTACGGGTGCTTTAGCCACCTTATGAACTGAGACTACAACATAGAACAaatagttgttttttttttttaaaatcagtaGTTGAGTGTTGCTAGGACTTGTTTCTTGAAGTTATGGTCCAACTTCAGAAAACAAGAATTTGGTACTTATGACTGCTTATAATATTACgagtacaatttttttagtgGATCAAGTCCAGACTGCTAATTAAGTAAGTTTTTATTCCAGTTCATTTTCATAAGGGCATGGCTTCACAGCTACAAATAAGTTATTCCCCTTCTTTATGGTTTAGCATCATAATGTTCTTTACTTCAACAGCTTAAATGACAGGTCTGATCTGAACTTTCACTGAATGTAAAGAACACAACTAGTACAACATTTGTAGCTTAGTGCTGATGCATGTGTAAATGTTATTATGAGCACTTGTTGGAGAGACTGAtgaagataaaaagaaactttattccatcttgattatgtgattcTGTTTGATTCAATccaaaatttaagatattagtctgataaaattattaatgaaattaCTTTACCTACAAAGTTGTGTAGTACCCTCTCTCCCTCTTAAAATGCTTGTTTGTTTCTTTTAGTTGTGATATATTGTCATTTTATAAATCAGATCTTTTAAACGCTTATATTTCACAAAGAGTTTTGGGATCCCTGCTTACTATTTGTATACACCTAATtgctaatttattttatttttaataaaatgaatcGGAATGAAAGGAAGAGCAGAATGAATACAAAGGATAATCTAGCTGACCGCAACCAAATAGATTAGAACACAATTGCAAAAGACAAATAAACCACATTTCCCCCAACAAATACGAAATAActcattttttaacttttctcATAATAATCTTGTTGTGGACTACCAAAATTGGGATAATGAGTAATCGAAGAGAATTGAAGAATTAACACAGCCGCCTGTTCACCCATTTAAACTAGAAATAGCTGGCGGATGAGtagtatatgtataatatatgtatacagATTATGAAAAGTATACAGTAAATCCAACCGGTTATTTAGTATAACAGAAAAGACCATTATCGAAGTTCTAATTTGTTAGTTAAACAAATTTGGTTTCTTAAAACTTTGGAAAGTGGTCAAGTTCAAAAAAAACTTTGGAAAGTGGTATAATAATGTTACTAAAAGAACAATATATGTCATTCTTGGTATATCACAAACTAGGACATATGTTCAGCATGGAGGGAGTACCTTTTATTCATTGGAATAGTTGGTTTGCTTCTTTTTATAAGGTATCAATTCCTACTTCCAGCGAAATCTGTCCtttctgtttttgtttttcctGGGTTTTAGTTGGGGTTGGGCAGAGAATTGAGCATTCTACTTCGCTAGATATTACTAACTGGCAACTTGATAGGTTACGATGCTTATGTTCCTGTATTTTGTTTAACGCTCAAGCTAAGCAAGTCACTTCTGATTTCGACCATATCTATATTAGTGAGATATGCATATCAATCTCACAGTTACTATTCTCAAAATATAGAATGGCATAGCAATCTCAAATAATGTCCTCAAAACAAAAGTGTTTTTGTTTATCCAACTTTCTGGACATTTTCTGAGGTTGAGGATGTTGCAGGCAATTGAAAGGGAAAGAAGGTGAAACGATTGAATGAGGTTAAAACCTTTCAAGTTTCATCAAAGTcaaactcaaaattttcaagtttttaaccttaaaaatgaGTAGGGTAGGATGATGAAGCATACTGCATGACCTTGTTgggttttcttttcttttgtctcCATTCCGAATGTTCATCATATTCGGATCTTCAAGACATTCTTGACAAGAACGTTTAATGTCCTATGGATAATGACCTGTGAATGGATCTTTGAGCCACCATACACTGTTACATTCTGAATTGAAATGTTAATCCAGTGTTTCCGCAAGGCCTTGTAATAACGGGAATCATAGAATGATAAACATTATAGTGGAGATTTCATTATGGCAGCAAAAGTCCTCCTACAAGGGGGTTGCTTGCCTAGCTCACAAAGGCATCCTTTGCCAACATTTACAAATTATTGGGCCTAGCGTTAACTCAGTTATTCACTATAGTAGAAACAATTACTAAAAGCATTTAACACCTTACACTCATATAACGATCAAATCATCCATATGTTAAAAGGAAAAACCGAGGGAGAATTAACCCTTCggggtggcccagtggtttAGGCTTGGGATTTatatgttggaggtctcaagttcgaaaccccttgcctTTGCCTCTGGGTCGAGCTCGTTGCATCAGACTTGCCTAGTGCAGGTTAcgtctcctatgtggtttgcgagctattgcataggagcgggggttttaccctgtgcacccaaagggtagcggctgcgggtttcccttgtcattcaaaaaaaaaaaaaatcgaggGAGAATTTATCTAGATGAAGACATTTTATTATACCATGATTTTTGTAAAGGTTATAAGATGTTTTTCAACTACTACATAGCCTCTTTATACAAGAGATAGAAAATTAGTACTTCACTTATTGAATATATATAGTACAAGTGGAATTCAAATAACATGAATAGTAGTCTTATACACATAAAGGACATAAAAACTCAATGCTTGAAAATACAGTGAGGAATCTCTGATATTGTAGAGACTTAATCGGTAATGGGCAAGACATAGGAAAAATAGGGATTGTTATATGAACTGGAGAACAAATCATACGATAGAGTTATTAAGCATGTCAAACAAGACATGTGATAATTGGATGTTATGGCAAAAGGACCCTTTAATAATGATCTGCATGGCACGAGATAGTGGAATGTTATATCAAGAGAGGGGGTAATGGCTGGAATTGAACCCCCATCAACAGTGGTTTGCATGGCATGGGATGATGGAGTTTTTATGGCAAGACATGGGATAATTGGTTTTT
The DNA window shown above is from Solanum lycopersicum chromosome 11, SLM_r2.1 and carries:
- the LOC101264480 gene encoding dihydrolipoyllysine-residue acetyltransferase component 5 of pyruvate dehydrogenase complex, chloroplastic, coding for MSHLLQSTFIPTTPTTLRRRSVFPTTHLRKTHVVESKIREIFMPALSSTMTEGKIISWMKTEGDKLAKGESVVVVESDKADMDVESFYDGYLASIIVPEGSSAPVGSPIALLAESEDEISLAKSKTPTSTSTSSPAATASVTEEVSTVAAAVAVPVTATSSSDAAPVKMASSIHPASEGGKRVVASPYAKKLAKELGLDLRGVVGSGPNGRIVAKDVEAAAGSAPIGVAAAAKPSGGAPAAPAVEVGTTVPFTTMQSAVSRNMVESLAVPTFRVGYTITTNALDALYKKVKSKGVTMTALLAKATALALVQHPVVNSSCRDGKSFTYNSSINIAVAVAIDGGLITPVLQDADKVDLYSLSRKWKELVDKARAKQLQPHEYTTGTFTLSNLGMFGVDRFDAILPPGTGAIMAVGASQPTLVGTKDGRIGMKNQMQVNVTADHRVIYGADLAAFLQTLAQIIEDPKDLTL